In Crinalium epipsammum PCC 9333, the following are encoded in one genomic region:
- a CDS encoding ABC1 kinase family protein: protein MNSSKASPASLRFDDDLTVMDNSVDSLNMESVETVVVDSFAPTSNQLKLARVIASKDSPAGMRYDPIVIDEYYRQQPLKVWGRLLKIILPFMSFGLGLWWDKQTKRLAQNQPRRASQIREILTKLGPAYIKVGQALSTRPDLVPPAYLEELTHLQDQLPPFPNEIAYQYIEEELGDRPEEIYAELTPQPVAAASLGQVYKGKLKTGETVAVKVQRPGLAQAIALDVYILRNLAGWAQKNIKQVRSDLVAIMDEFATRIFEEMDYVNEGHNAERFAKLYGHIPEIYIPHIYWEYTGTRVLTMEWINGTKLTNIPSLQEQGIDAAHLVEVGVQCSLRQLLEHGFFHADPHPGNLLATTDGKLAYLDFGMMSQVKPYQRYGLLEAVVHLVNRDFEGLARDYVKLEFLTPDTDLTPIIPAFADVFGNALGASVAELNFKSITDQLSALMYEYPFRVPAYYALIIRSLVTLEGIAINIDPNFKVLSKAYPYVARRLLTDPSPDLRASLQDLLFKNGSFRWNRLENLLKNASNSDGFDINQVLNQTLEFLLSERGAFIRYQLADEIIKSVDTFGQSTLHNLTYYFQKGVGLSTNQKPLATEKSQTLIHIKQIWQILQETPGFDALAFLPKIPQLLLKPETQNLGKQIAGGLAQRVAARLIRELLLQETPQEATQNGHKPSSARRLALSPVNR from the coding sequence ATGAATTCTAGCAAAGCCTCCCCAGCATCACTCAGGTTTGATGACGACTTGACCGTGATGGATAATTCGGTTGATTCACTAAATATGGAGTCGGTAGAAACAGTAGTAGTTGACTCATTCGCCCCAACATCGAATCAACTAAAATTAGCGCGGGTAATTGCCTCGAAAGACTCACCCGCAGGTATGCGTTACGACCCAATTGTGATTGACGAGTATTATCGGCAACAGCCATTGAAAGTCTGGGGGCGCTTGTTAAAGATTATCTTACCGTTTATGAGTTTTGGGCTAGGTTTGTGGTGGGATAAACAAACCAAGCGTCTTGCTCAAAATCAACCTCGTCGAGCCAGCCAGATTAGAGAAATATTAACTAAATTGGGACCTGCTTATATTAAAGTGGGGCAGGCACTTTCGACGCGCCCAGACTTAGTACCGCCTGCTTATTTAGAAGAATTAACTCATCTACAAGACCAGTTACCGCCATTTCCTAATGAGATAGCTTACCAATATATTGAAGAAGAATTAGGCGATCGCCCAGAGGAAATTTACGCCGAATTGACTCCGCAACCAGTAGCCGCAGCATCTTTGGGGCAAGTATATAAAGGTAAATTAAAGACAGGGGAAACAGTAGCGGTAAAAGTACAGCGTCCAGGTTTAGCACAAGCGATCGCACTAGACGTTTACATCTTACGAAACCTTGCTGGTTGGGCTCAAAAGAATATCAAGCAAGTACGCAGTGACTTAGTGGCAATTATGGATGAATTTGCCACCCGCATCTTTGAAGAAATGGATTATGTCAACGAAGGACATAACGCCGAGCGGTTTGCTAAACTGTATGGTCACATTCCTGAGATTTATATTCCCCACATCTATTGGGAATATACAGGCACTCGCGTCTTAACAATGGAGTGGATCAACGGTACTAAATTAACCAACATCCCATCACTTCAAGAACAAGGAATAGACGCAGCCCATTTAGTTGAAGTCGGCGTACAGTGTTCTTTACGACAACTATTAGAACATGGTTTTTTCCATGCCGATCCTCACCCTGGTAACTTATTAGCTACTACTGATGGTAAGTTAGCTTATCTCGACTTTGGCATGATGAGTCAAGTCAAGCCTTATCAACGCTATGGTTTATTAGAAGCAGTTGTTCACTTAGTAAACCGTGACTTTGAAGGATTGGCGCGTGATTATGTCAAACTGGAATTTTTAACACCAGACACAGATTTAACGCCGATTATTCCCGCATTTGCTGATGTCTTCGGTAACGCTTTAGGAGCAAGTGTTGCTGAACTTAACTTCAAAAGTATTACCGATCAATTATCAGCTTTAATGTATGAATATCCTTTCCGAGTACCAGCGTATTACGCCTTAATTATTCGCTCTCTGGTTACTCTAGAAGGAATTGCGATCAATATTGATCCTAACTTCAAAGTTTTAAGTAAAGCTTATCCTTATGTTGCCCGACGTTTATTAACAGATCCCTCTCCAGACTTACGAGCATCTCTGCAAGATCTCTTATTTAAAAATGGCAGTTTCCGGTGGAATAGATTAGAAAACTTGTTGAAAAATGCTAGTAATAGTGATGGCTTTGACATCAACCAAGTTTTAAATCAAACCCTGGAATTTTTGCTTTCTGAAAGGGGTGCTTTTATCCGGTATCAATTAGCTGATGAAATCATCAAATCTGTAGATACTTTTGGACAAAGTACTCTTCACAACTTAACTTATTATTTCCAGAAGGGCGTGGGGTTATCAACTAACCAAAAGCCTTTAGCAACAGAAAAATCTCAGACGTTAATACATATAAAACAAATTTGGCAAATTTTGCAAGAAACTCCTGGTTTTGATGCTTTGGCATTCTTACCAAAAATTCCGCAGTTGTTGTTAAAACCAGAAACGCAAAATTTGGGTAAACAAATTGCTGGTGGTTTAGCGCAGCGAGTAGCAGCGCGGTTAATTCGGGAACTATTATTACAAGAAACTCCCCAAGAGGCGACACAAAATGGTCACAAGCCATCATCGGCGCGTCGTTTAGCTTTGTCGCCTGTGAATCGTTAA
- a CDS encoding iron uptake porin, whose product MQKFCRHAWFSSLAILVFQFIFLEVAIAKEDEQNIEAFSDTNQSFVQAANNVKSDQKPLINSNSADGLTDQAQAGKDEVLPNNNGLEQINSVSELSDVQPTDWAYQALRSLIERYQCISVSGDRRFRGNEALTRYEFASGLNSCLNKITQLIGVAKPDSVPQQDLATIKKLQDDFATELRSLTTRIGSLEARTAELGTNQFSTTTKLNGLAVFTLTGATVGDSVKAEGSSALPPFILRDSNNKPIVRKIDNGSTTFSNLLWLSLNTSFTGKDVLVTTLAAGNGNSPANQFVSAGLFNSVGSPFFEQTSGPNTGQTDVVIRELFYTFPVNESVRLTVGPRVNSVYHFDFNRFTIPINGTSSFNSPASTFVSSTIRGAGAVVEWNINKQLELHAGYLAESLEFLPGPRPAADPSKGLFNGTHTITAELTFKPTQTANIRLLYQRSHLNPIFGLIASKPIIGIADDGFGEAVNDATADTFGVNFDWLINRRFGIFGRYYYSTTEIDPVKPGRLSGDINAQNIQAGLAFPDLGKQGALGTLSFVIPFDVKSGRQFLASGAGNGGTQYEIEANYFYPLARNIALVPSLYVIGNINNFDDNPTVFVGSMRTQLNF is encoded by the coding sequence ATGCAAAAATTTTGTCGGCACGCATGGTTTAGTAGTTTGGCTATCTTGGTTTTCCAATTTATTTTCTTAGAAGTAGCGATCGCTAAAGAAGATGAACAAAATATTGAAGCGTTTTCAGATACCAATCAATCTTTTGTACAAGCAGCCAACAATGTTAAGTCTGATCAAAAGCCATTAATCAATTCAAATTCCGCCGATGGTTTGACAGATCAAGCTCAGGCGGGTAAAGACGAAGTTTTGCCTAATAACAATGGGCTTGAACAAATAAATTCTGTATCAGAATTATCTGATGTGCAACCTACTGACTGGGCATATCAAGCATTGCGATCGCTAATTGAACGCTACCAATGTATTTCTGTATCAGGCGATCGCAGATTTCGTGGTAATGAAGCATTAACACGTTATGAATTTGCCTCTGGTTTAAACAGTTGTTTAAATAAAATTACCCAATTAATTGGAGTTGCTAAACCTGACTCAGTTCCTCAACAAGATTTAGCTACCATCAAAAAGTTACAAGACGACTTTGCCACTGAACTACGTTCCTTGACTACTCGTATAGGTAGTTTGGAGGCACGTACTGCTGAACTAGGAACTAATCAATTTTCTACAACTACTAAACTCAACGGTTTAGCTGTTTTTACCCTTACAGGTGCTACTGTTGGTGATTCGGTAAAAGCAGAAGGTAGTAGTGCTTTACCACCATTTATCCTTCGTGATTCTAATAATAAGCCGATAGTAAGAAAAATAGATAATGGTAGCACGACCTTTAGTAATTTACTATGGCTTTCACTTAACACATCATTTACGGGTAAAGATGTTTTAGTAACTACACTAGCTGCGGGTAATGGCAATTCTCCAGCAAACCAGTTTGTTTCAGCAGGCTTATTTAACTCAGTAGGCAGTCCTTTTTTTGAGCAAACTTCTGGTCCAAACACTGGTCAGACTGATGTGGTTATTCGTGAATTATTCTATACTTTCCCAGTTAATGAATCTGTACGACTAACAGTTGGACCAAGGGTTAACTCGGTTTATCACTTTGACTTCAACCGTTTTACAATACCTATTAATGGGACATCTAGTTTTAATTCTCCCGCTAGTACTTTTGTAAGCTCAACTATACGTGGCGCTGGGGCGGTAGTTGAGTGGAACATCAATAAGCAATTGGAACTTCATGCTGGATATTTAGCAGAGAGCCTTGAATTTTTACCTGGTCCTCGTCCAGCGGCTGACCCAAGCAAGGGTTTATTTAATGGTACTCATACAATTACTGCTGAATTGACCTTTAAACCTACCCAAACTGCTAATATTCGCTTACTTTACCAACGTTCTCATCTCAATCCAATATTTGGTTTAATTGCTAGTAAGCCGATAATTGGTATAGCTGATGATGGATTTGGTGAAGCTGTTAATGATGCTACGGCTGATACCTTTGGGGTTAATTTCGATTGGTTAATTAATAGGCGCTTTGGAATATTCGGGCGTTATTACTATTCAACTACCGAAATAGATCCAGTAAAACCTGGAAGACTTAGTGGAGATATCAATGCCCAAAATATTCAAGCTGGACTAGCTTTTCCAGATTTGGGTAAGCAAGGGGCATTAGGTACGCTCTCCTTTGTCATACCATTTGATGTTAAGTCAGGTCGTCAGTTTTTAGCTTCTGGTGCTGGGAATGGAGGTACTCAGTATGAAATTGAAGCAAATTACTTTTATCCTTTGGCTCGTAATATAGCCTTAGTTCCAAGCTTGTATGTGATTGGCAACATTAACAACTTTGATGATAATCCTACGGTATTTGTTGGTAGTATGCGTACACAGTTAAATTTTTAA
- a CDS encoding CO2 hydration protein, whose protein sequence is MTSTRLKSSTHPMSKYIQHLISGGALLPDTPDNLLEVVGILKSYGVVLDAYYKNLIYIADHQFLELFPFFKYFNGEVTLDKLLHHWGHDRINFEYAEYCMKTMMWHGGGGLDDYLDSEEFFERSQPAIQAKIKNNFPIRALSSIFPEFLPEQVRQQAYYSALGQFWDVMSEMFLTLSDKYDRQEITSIPDVVQHILDGLVAAANTPITYKVNINHQEYEIIPESAGLTFLKDTAVPYVEAVFFRGTPFPGTVSYNAQAQQISPELNRFEYGALYADPLPIGGAGIPPTLLMQDMRHYLPDYLHKFYSATLRGEDDLRVQICISFQKSMFCVTTAAILGLAPYPINTTNSSQQQANQVYLEGWLNRLASSRLDTVNS, encoded by the coding sequence ATGACAAGCACTAGGTTAAAATCTTCCACTCACCCAATGTCTAAGTATATTCAGCACTTAATCTCTGGGGGGGCGCTACTTCCTGATACTCCAGATAACTTGCTAGAAGTTGTCGGCATTCTGAAAAGTTATGGTGTGGTGCTGGATGCGTACTACAAAAATCTCATCTACATTGCTGACCATCAATTTTTAGAACTTTTTCCCTTTTTTAAGTACTTCAATGGCGAAGTTACTTTAGATAAGTTATTACACCATTGGGGGCATGACCGCATCAATTTTGAGTATGCTGAATACTGCATGAAAACTATGATGTGGCATGGTGGCGGTGGTTTGGATGATTACTTAGATTCAGAGGAGTTTTTTGAGCGATCGCAACCAGCCATCCAAGCTAAAATTAAAAACAACTTCCCCATCAGAGCATTAAGCAGCATTTTTCCAGAGTTTTTACCCGAACAAGTGCGTCAACAAGCTTATTACAGCGCTCTGGGTCAATTCTGGGACGTAATGAGCGAAATGTTTCTTACCTTATCAGATAAGTACGATCGCCAAGAAATTACCTCTATCCCTGATGTCGTTCAGCATATTCTAGATGGTTTAGTTGCTGCCGCCAACACACCAATTACCTATAAGGTAAACATTAACCATCAGGAATATGAAATCATTCCTGAGTCTGCTGGTTTAACTTTCCTGAAAGATACAGCCGTCCCTTATGTAGAAGCTGTTTTCTTCAGAGGTACGCCATTCCCAGGTACAGTTTCATACAACGCTCAAGCTCAACAAATTTCTCCAGAACTGAATAGATTTGAATACGGTGCATTATATGCCGATCCATTACCCATCGGTGGTGCTGGAATTCCACCCACCTTGCTAATGCAGGATATGCGCCACTATCTACCGGACTACCTGCACAAATTTTATAGTGCTACTCTTCGCGGAGAAGATGATTTGCGCGTACAAATTTGCATCAGTTTCCAAAAGTCAATGTTTTGCGTGACTACTGCTGCTATCTTGGGACTCGCACCTTATCCGATCAATACAACTAATAGCTCTCAACAACAAGCTAACCAAGTTTACTTAGAAGGCTGGTTGAATAGATTAGCATCTTCACGCTTGGATACAGTCAATAGTTAA
- a CDS encoding NADH-quinone oxidoreductase subunit M, producing MLSALIWLPLLAAVLLVVLPQTIPSKVIRQISLAITLGLFVLSLVIAFQFKAEDAGFQFSEFIPWIESLGLTYKLGVDGLSLPLIVLNSLLTCIAIYSSEESINRPRFYYALLLVLNASVTGAFVAQDLLLFFLFYEVELIPLYLLIAIWGGQRRGYAATKFLIYTAISGILILASFFGLVLISGSSTFELEQLYATSLPLATQLLLLSGLLIGFGIKIPLVPFHTWLPDAHVEASTPISVLLAGVLLKLGTYGLLRFGLGLFPEAWAVVAPWLASWAVVSVLYGAFNAIAQKDIKKMVAYSSVGHMGYILLAAAAATPLSLVGAVFQMVSHGLISAMLFLLVGVVYKKAKTRDLDALEGLLNPERGLPMIGSLMVLGVMASAGIPGMVGFISEFLIFRGSYPIFPTQTLLSMIGIGLTAVYFLLLVNRAFFGRLSPQVENLPPVQWSDRIPAIILAVLIVAFGLQPNWLLRWSEPTMTAMMAKSSAIAHVMSVVSSSENLP from the coding sequence ATGCTCAGTGCCTTGATTTGGTTGCCACTATTAGCGGCAGTACTTCTGGTTGTTTTGCCCCAAACAATTCCATCGAAAGTTATCCGTCAAATATCTTTAGCTATTACTCTCGGTCTATTTGTTTTGTCGTTAGTAATTGCTTTTCAGTTTAAAGCAGAAGATGCGGGGTTTCAGTTTTCTGAATTTATTCCTTGGATTGAATCTCTCGGATTAACTTACAAACTCGGTGTTGATGGCTTATCTTTGCCGTTGATAGTATTAAATTCTTTGCTGACCTGCATTGCCATCTATAGTTCAGAGGAGTCTATTAACCGACCTCGGTTCTATTACGCTTTACTGTTAGTATTGAATGCCAGTGTCACAGGTGCTTTCGTCGCGCAGGATTTGCTACTGTTTTTCCTGTTTTACGAAGTAGAACTGATTCCCCTGTATCTATTAATTGCTATTTGGGGCGGTCAACGTCGTGGGTATGCTGCAACAAAGTTCCTAATTTATACAGCTATTTCTGGAATTTTGATTTTAGCTTCTTTCTTTGGGTTAGTTCTGATTAGTGGTTCTAGCACTTTTGAACTAGAACAGTTATATGCTACCTCTCTACCTTTGGCAACGCAGTTATTACTGCTTTCAGGGTTGTTAATAGGATTTGGCATAAAAATTCCTTTAGTTCCTTTCCATACGTGGCTACCTGATGCTCACGTTGAAGCTTCAACGCCAATTTCTGTATTGTTGGCTGGTGTGCTATTGAAGTTGGGAACTTATGGTTTACTCAGGTTTGGATTAGGGTTATTTCCTGAAGCTTGGGCAGTTGTAGCTCCTTGGTTGGCTAGTTGGGCGGTAGTGAGTGTATTGTATGGCGCATTTAATGCGATCGCTCAAAAAGATATCAAAAAAATGGTCGCTTATAGCTCTGTTGGTCACATGGGCTATATTTTATTAGCTGCTGCTGCTGCAACTCCCTTAAGTCTTGTTGGCGCAGTCTTCCAAATGGTTAGTCACGGCTTAATCTCAGCAATGTTATTCTTGCTGGTAGGTGTGGTTTACAAAAAGGCAAAGACTCGCGATTTGGATGCGCTTGAGGGTTTACTCAATCCAGAACGAGGCTTACCCATGATTGGTAGTCTGATGGTTTTAGGGGTAATGGCTAGTGCAGGTATCCCTGGGATGGTGGGTTTTATTTCGGAATTCTTGATTTTTAGGGGTAGTTACCCAATTTTTCCCACTCAAACGCTGCTATCTATGATTGGTATAGGTTTAACCGCAGTTTACTTTTTACTGTTGGTTAATCGGGCATTTTTTGGACGGCTTTCTCCACAAGTCGAAAATTTGCCTCCTGTACAGTGGTCAGACCGGATACCTGCGATCATTTTAGCTGTGCTGATCGTGGCTTTTGGATTACAGCCGAATTGGTTACTGCGTTGGAGTGAACCAACAATGACGGCAATGATGGCAAAATCGAGTGCGATAGCGCACGTAATGAGTGTAGTTAGCAGTTCTGAAAATCTCCCTTAA
- a CDS encoding NAD(P)H-quinone oxidoreductase subunit F: MTEFLTHVSWWVPLYGLVGAVLTLPWSTGIVRRTGPRPAAYFNVLMTVLALIHGSIVFRAIWNQDSQELMFNWLQVADLNLSFAVDISGVSVGAMELITGLSLLAQIFALGYMEKDWALARFFGLMGFFEGAMSGLVISNSLFLTYGLLELLTLSTYLFVGFWYAQPLVVTAARDAFLTKRVGDVLLLMGVVALASLAGSLNFNDLYEWAETANLPPLTANLLGLALIAGPIGKCAQFPLHLWLDEAMEGPNPASILRNSVVVSCGAYVLIKLQPILNISPLALTTLVVIGTMTAIGASLVAIAQIDIKRALSHSTSAFLGLVFIAVGMQWTDFALLVLFTHAFAKALLFMSVGSIIATTSNQNLTEMGGLWSKMPATTIAFVVGSAGLIGLTPLGSFWALERGLDTFWTSQSWIVAVILLFNCLTAINLTRVFRLAFLGKPQPKTRRAPEVPWTMAVPMVTLTITTLLVPLMMQSLSLLPDWNYINRTAVVLLMLSGLVGTVLGAVLELRRTWSRPMQRSLRFVQDLLAYDFYIDRLYRVSVVLVVQQLSKFNSWLDQYVVDGAVNLVGLATIFSGQGLKYIGSGQSQFYIVTILLGISLLTAIFSWPFLQALGFDPFAF; this comes from the coding sequence ATGACAGAATTTCTCACCCATGTAAGTTGGTGGGTTCCTTTGTATGGCTTAGTTGGTGCGGTTTTGACTCTACCTTGGTCTACAGGCATCGTCCGTCGTACAGGCCCCCGACCAGCAGCATATTTTAATGTGTTGATGACGGTCTTGGCGTTGATTCATGGCTCAATTGTCTTTAGAGCGATATGGAACCAAGATTCTCAAGAGTTGATGTTTAATTGGTTACAAGTAGCTGATTTAAACCTATCGTTTGCCGTAGACATCTCTGGTGTGAGTGTCGGGGCAATGGAATTGATCACTGGTTTAAGTTTGTTGGCGCAAATCTTTGCTTTGGGATACATGGAGAAAGACTGGGCATTAGCCCGCTTTTTTGGGCTGATGGGATTTTTTGAAGGGGCAATGAGTGGGTTGGTAATAAGTAATTCTTTGTTTTTGACTTATGGTTTGCTAGAACTACTTACCCTTTCTACCTATTTATTCGTTGGTTTTTGGTATGCTCAACCGTTAGTAGTGACAGCAGCGCGAGATGCGTTTTTAACTAAACGGGTAGGAGATGTGTTGCTGCTGATGGGGGTGGTAGCACTAGCCAGTCTAGCAGGTAGCTTGAATTTTAATGATTTGTATGAGTGGGCTGAAACAGCGAATTTGCCACCTCTGACAGCTAATTTATTGGGGTTAGCTTTGATTGCGGGGCCGATAGGGAAGTGCGCTCAGTTTCCTTTGCATCTTTGGTTAGATGAGGCAATGGAGGGGCCAAACCCAGCATCAATTCTGCGTAACTCTGTGGTTGTGTCCTGTGGTGCTTATGTGCTAATTAAGCTTCAGCCAATTCTGAATATTTCACCTTTAGCTTTGACAACGCTGGTAGTAATAGGTACTATGACGGCTATTGGTGCTTCGTTAGTTGCGATCGCACAAATTGATATTAAGCGAGCTTTATCCCATTCCACTAGCGCCTTCTTGGGGCTGGTATTCATTGCAGTAGGAATGCAATGGACAGATTTTGCTTTGTTAGTACTATTTACTCATGCGTTCGCCAAAGCTCTGCTATTTATGAGCGTTGGTTCCATAATTGCTACCACCAGCAACCAAAACCTCACAGAAATGGGTGGTTTGTGGTCAAAAATGCCAGCAACTACTATCGCCTTTGTAGTTGGATCAGCAGGATTAATTGGGCTAACTCCACTAGGTAGTTTCTGGGCTTTAGAAAGAGGACTTGATACTTTTTGGACTAGCCAATCTTGGATAGTTGCAGTTATATTGCTGTTTAATTGTTTGACCGCAATTAATTTAACCCGCGTCTTTCGCTTGGCATTTTTAGGAAAACCTCAGCCAAAAACTAGAAGAGCGCCGGAAGTTCCTTGGACAATGGCTGTGCCAATGGTGACTTTAACTATTACTACGCTGTTAGTTCCTTTAATGATGCAGAGTTTATCTCTGTTACCAGACTGGAATTATATTAATCGAACAGCCGTTGTCTTGTTAATGTTATCTGGTTTAGTTGGTACAGTCTTGGGTGCAGTGCTTGAGTTGCGTAGAACTTGGTCAAGACCTATGCAAAGAAGTTTGAGATTTGTGCAAGACTTATTGGCTTATGACTTTTACATTGATCGACTTTACCGCGTCAGCGTCGTTTTAGTCGTTCAGCAACTGTCCAAATTTAATTCTTGGCTAGATCAGTACGTAGTAGATGGAGCGGTTAATTTAGTCGGTCTAGCTACTATTTTTAGTGGGCAAGGTTTGAAATACATCGGATCAGGTCAGTCGCAGTTTTATATTGTGACTATTCTGTTAGGAATTAGTTTGCTAACTGCAATCTTTAGCTGGCCATTTTTACAAGCTTTAGGATTCGATCCATTTGCTTTTTGA
- a CDS encoding carbon dioxide-concentrating mechanism protein CcmK: MPIAVGMIETKGFPAVVEAADAMVKAARVTLVGYEKIGSARVTVIVRGDVSEVQASVSAGVDAAKRVNGGEVLSTHIIARPHENLEYVLPIRYSEEVEQFRM, from the coding sequence ATGCCGATTGCAGTTGGAATGATTGAAACCAAAGGGTTTCCGGCGGTTGTAGAAGCTGCTGATGCTATGGTGAAAGCTGCCCGTGTTACGCTGGTAGGCTATGAAAAAATCGGCAGTGCGCGTGTGACTGTAATTGTCCGAGGCGATGTCTCCGAAGTGCAGGCATCGGTATCCGCAGGTGTAGACGCAGCTAAACGGGTGAATGGCGGTGAAGTTCTTTCTACCCACATTATCGCGCGTCCTCATGAAAACCTAGAATATGTACTGCCTATTCGTTATAGCGAAGAAGTAGAACAGTTCCGAATGTAG
- a CDS encoding carbon dioxide-concentrating mechanism protein CcmK gives MAIAVGMIETLGFPAVVEAADAMVKAARVTLVGYEKIGSGRVTVIVRGDVSEVQASVSAGVESVKRVNGGQVLSTHIIARPHENLEYVLPIRYTEAVEQFRESVSGIRPYNRP, from the coding sequence ATGGCAATTGCAGTTGGAATGATCGAAACTTTAGGTTTCCCCGCAGTAGTAGAAGCTGCTGATGCGATGGTAAAAGCTGCTCGTGTAACACTGGTAGGCTATGAGAAAATTGGCAGTGGTCGCGTTACCGTAATCGTTCGGGGAGACGTTTCCGAAGTCCAAGCTTCTGTATCAGCAGGAGTTGAATCTGTTAAGCGAGTTAATGGCGGACAAGTTCTGTCCACTCACATCATCGCGCGTCCTCACGAAAACCTAGAGTATGTACTGCCAATTCGTTACACCGAAGCTGTAGAACAGTTCCGTGAAAGCGTCAGTGGTATTCGTCCGTACAACAGACCATAA
- a CDS encoding EutN/CcmL family microcompartment protein — protein MKIAKVRGTVVSTHKESSLRGVKLLLLQFIDEEGQLLPEYEVAGDQVGAGLDEWVLVSRGSAARQIDGSEKRPVDAMVVAIIDTVTLDNNLLYSKKEQYR, from the coding sequence ATGAAAATTGCCAAAGTTCGTGGCACGGTTGTTAGTACACACAAAGAGTCTAGTCTCAGAGGCGTGAAGTTGCTGCTGTTGCAATTTATTGATGAAGAGGGACAGCTATTGCCGGAATATGAAGTAGCTGGCGATCAAGTAGGCGCGGGGTTAGATGAGTGGGTGCTAGTCAGTCGTGGTAGTGCTGCTCGTCAAATTGATGGTAGTGAAAAACGCCCCGTTGACGCGATGGTAGTAGCGATTATTGATACTGTAACACTGGATAATAATCTCTTGTATAGCAAGAAAGAACAGTATCGTTAA